The following proteins are co-located in the Gigantopelta aegis isolate Gae_Host chromosome 5, Gae_host_genome, whole genome shotgun sequence genome:
- the LOC121373570 gene encoding MAP7 domain-containing protein 1-like, whose translation MLFLTSVTLCELGNYLVMQAQVKLPPKRGRAYRCLKGDDFVGERGKVISHIYKMHLPLDQSPYFCTLCTFRCMKLEQLATHVSAYKDHIDRVRRAEESGEEVDEAIHLKESTCPYIVADGLDMERLSADESNSLWQQRAGQRFKNNTVSKAVQPLPAPQPVTAICVPTAAPVTTTTSEPSATEVTVVEAMPDNLSLWSFLNSPAEIQEPPSAIIPPAVEETQKRHSRSQSRSRSRSRSRSPESSASSDSCRDQMVKLTQAVVEIVRDNREQMIIFAKAIDDLTAAIRQQNELVKEEREERRERERRETERERREMERQRRETERERRVTEKERENRETGVRELNGRRDWGKENRERDIDDRRHWRHERPQRT comes from the exons ATGCTATTTTTGACGTCTGTCACACTGTGTGAGTTAG GAAATTATTTAGTCATGCAGGCTCAAGTCAAGTTGCCACCAAAGAGAGGAAGGGCGTATCGATGTTTAAAGGGAGATGACTTCGTGGGAGAGAGGGGAAAAGTAATTTCCCACATCTACAAGATGCATCTACCTCTTGACCAATCACCATATTTTTGTACTTTATGCACCTTTAGATGCATGAAGTTGGAGCAGCTGGCAACGCATGTGTCTGCGTACAAAGACCACATAGACAGGGTGAGAAGAGCGGAGGAAAGTGGAGAAGAGGTGGATGAGGCAATCCACTTGAAGGAATCTACTTGTCCGTATATAGTAGCAGATGGCCTCGACATGGAGCGGTTGTCAGCTGATGAGTCCAATAGTCTGTGGCAACAAAGGGCAGGTCAacgatttaaaaacaacacTGTTTCTAAAGCTGTCCAACCATTGCCAGCACCTCAGCCAGTGACGGCCATATGTGTCCCAACAGCAGCACCAGTCACCACCACAACATCGGAACCTTCAGCAACTGAAGTGACAGTGGTCGAAGCTATGCCAGACAACTTGTCATTATGGAGTTTTTTAAACTCCCCAGCGGAGATCCAGGAGCCACCTTCAGCGATTATTCCACCAGCTGTCGAGGAAACTCAGAAAAGACATTCCAGGTCCCAGTCGaggtcacggtcaaggtcacggTCGAGATCTCCCGAGTCTTCTGCTTCATCAGATAGCTGTAGAGATCAAATGGTAAAATTGACACAGGCGGTCGTGGAAATAGTCAGGGATAACAGGGAGCAAATGATAATATTTGCTAAAGCCATCGACGACCTAACAGCTGCAATTAGGCAACAGAACGAGCTGGTGAAAGAGGAGCGAGaggaaagaagagagagagagagaagagagacagagagagagagaagagagatggAGAGGCAGAgaagagagacggagagagaaaggagagttacagagaaggagagagagaacagagagaCCGGAGTGAGAGAACTGAATGGAAGAAGAGACTGGGGAAAGGAGAACAGAGAGAGGGACATCGACGACAGACGACATTGGAGGCACGAGCGGCCACAGCGGACGTAA